The genomic window GTACTCGAAGGCGAACAATTCCTGGAGCAGCTGAGTGATGGCACGAGTTTGGCCCTCGAACACCCAGTAATGACCGTCGCGTTTGGTGCCTCCCCAGTCCTCCGTCACGAACCAGACCCGCTCATCCGGCGCCACGAATTGCAAGAGCAGGGCCGGATCAAGGGGCTCAGGCAGCATGGCATGGGCCTGCTCCCCCTTGAAACCCTCCCACAGCCAGAACTGGTCACGACCGCGTGAACCGTACGTCGTGAACGTGTTGAGAATGGTGTTGAGCACGCGTTCGTACTGGGTGAGCCTGACAGGGGCCAAGGCCTCCGGGGCGATACCCAGTGCACGAAGCACCTCGCTGATCTCGTCCCGCATGCACCCAGCCTATAGGTCTGGATTCGTAACCCCTGCTGGATTCAAGCATTGGCAGATGGGGGAATCGCTCGGCGCGGCGTGGAATCAAGCGCAAGATTGGGACCACGCCGGCCTGGCCTTGTGTTCATCCCTTAAGGGCATAACCGTAGCCGCGCACCGTCCGCATGACACCGTACCCACCCAAATCCCGCAATTTTGTCCGGATGTTCGACACGTGCACATCGATCACGTTGCTGCCCTCAGGCAATTCCTCGCCCCACACCAGCTCAGTCAGTTCCTCCCTCCTGAACACCTTGCCAGGCTCCTGAGCCATCACCCACATGATCTCAAACTCCTTGGGTGTAAACGGTAGCGCGCGCCCCTGAAACAGCACCTGTCGGCGTTCGGGCTGCAGAACCAAATGCCCGCACTTCACTTCCGCTGTGCCTTGCTGGCGCAACTGCACTTTGATGCGCGAGCAGCTCTGCCATGTCGAACGGCTTGACCACGTAGTCATCTGCTCCCAAAGTCAGGACCCTCACTTTCTCCTCGACTTCATCACGGGCAGTGACCGCGATGATCGGCACAAGGCTGGTCTTGCGTAACCGAGAGATAACGTCCCCGCCATCAAGATCCGGGAGGCCAAGGTCGAGGAGGATGATGTCCGGTTTGGCGGGTGGGGGCCTTTTTTACGCTTGAGTTACCGCTGCTGCAGCTCGGCTTCGTAGCGGGATCAGGATGCCCGCGAGGTCCAGGGTGAGCAGCCGCGCGATATCCGGGGCATCTTCGATGATCAGCAGGCGTTGAGAAACCACGTCCACATCCTAGACAGTGGCGCACCCCGGTCAGCCAGGCGCTGTGGTCAGGCCGTGAGCGGGTCATCGGCTGGAACGCGGTACTGCATGGGGTAGTGGCTATGAACTGGTCCCGGTGAGGCGCTCGGGCCTGATGTCGTCATTGCGGTTGGTGGAGCGCGATCCAGCGTTGATGGGGGAGAGTGCGCACATCCTGGGGGTCGGCTACCGCCGCGGACGCTGAAGGCACCCCAGACTGTCGAATTCCCTCCATCCTGCCGTGGTGGCAAGGCGGCCTACGCAGTGAGCATCCGCACTGATGCCCCGGCCGCCGATCACATGTGTCGTGTGTCAGCTGAAATTCCGGATGCTGTGTGCAACCACTGGGGCTTACGCGGTTATGCTCGACCCGTGAACGTGGTCCGAGCTCAACACCAGAAACGTGCGCAACACCTCGCCGATGTGGTGATTGAGGCCATCCGCGACCACACCATTCCGGGCGCCGTCCTCGCCTGGGGTGACCTCGAAACCAGCCACATCCACCAGGCCTTCGGGGCTCACCGCGTTTACCCCCTGGTCACGCCCGCACAGACCACCACCCTGTACGATGTCGCCTCGCTTACGAAGGTGGTCGCCACGTGGCCCCTGATCGCGCAAGCCCTTGATGATGCGGAACGTGGCCAGCTCGGCCTCGGTGAGCGTAAGGGAGTGTCTAAACTTGAGTTCAAGAACAGATGTGCTTCTTCGACTTAGTGTGTAACGCGAGGTGACGCTATGGAATATCGTCGATTGGGCCAATCTGGTTTGCAGGTCAGTGCGCTTTCCTTTGGTGCTTGGGTAACGTTTGGCACGCAGTTAGACGCGAAAGGTGCCCTGGAACTGATGTCCGCCGCCTATGACCGCGGGTGTAACTTCTTCGACAACGCCGAGGTGTACGCTCGAGGCCAAGCTGAAACCATCAT from Deinococcus malanensis includes these protein-coding regions:
- a CDS encoding DUF6756 family protein — protein: MRDEISEVLRALGIAPEALAPVRLTQYERVLNTILNTFTTYGSRGRDQFWLWEGFKGEQAHAMLPEPLDPALLLQFVAPDERVWFVTEDWGGTKRDGHYWVFEGQTRAITQLLQELFAFEYYLVAKDFSWLLCENHHNTLIGVGPTMVSRVRAFESARQQNLQA
- a CDS encoding winged helix-turn-helix domain-containing protein — its product is MVLQPERRQVLFQGRALPFTPKEFEIMWVMAQEPGKVFRREELTELVWGEELPEGSNVIDVHVSNIRTKLRDLGGYGVMRTVRGYGYALKG
- a CDS encoding response regulator, producing the protein MILLDLGLPDLDGGDVISRLRKTSLVPIIAVTARDEVEEKVRVLTLGADDYVVKPFDMAELLAHQSAVAPARHSGSEVRAFGSAARTPTGAVSGARATVYTQGV